In Planctomycetota bacterium, the genomic stretch ACTCGATGTCCGACGGCCGCTGGAGCACCACGCAAGAAAACGCCTTCTGCCTGCTGGCGATGGGCAAGTACGCCCGGCGGCTCGGCGCGGGCAAGGCCGACTTCAGGGCGGAGATCACCGCGGGCGGCAAGCCGCTCGCCAGTGTCAGCAGCGCGGCGCCCGCGCTCCTCAAGCCCAGCGACATCGGCGGCCAGCCGGTCCGAGTCGCCGTCCAGGGCACCGGCACCCTCTACTACTACTGGGGGGCCGAGGGAATCGCCGCCAGGGAGACCCTCCAGGAACGCGACACCAGCCTGAAGGTCCGCCGCCGCTTCCTCTCGCGCGGCGGGGCGGAACTCGACCCCCGCCAGCTCCGCCAGGGCGACATCGTCATCGTGGAGCTCACCGTGGATAATGGAGTGGCCGTCAAGAATCTGGTCGTCAACGACCTGCTGCCCGCCGGCTTCGAGATCGAGAACCCCAGGCTCGCCACCAGCGACTCTCAGGACGAAGCCGAGCCGCTGGAGCCCAAGGCGCTGATGACGCCGGACGCGGGCACCGAGAACGACGCGGCGCCGGCGGTTGTCGCGCCCCTGCCCCAACGCCCGCGGCCGTTGAATCCTGACCGCGTCGAGATGCGCGACGACCGCCTGATCCTCTTCGCCGATCTCGCCTCGCCCGGCCTCTGGCACCACCGCTACGTCGTGCGGGCCATCACCTGCGGGCGCTTCAAGCTGCCCGCACTCAACGCCTTCTGCATGTACAATCCCGACATTTGCAGCATCTACGGGGCGGGCACCATCGAGGTCATTGGGAAGCGATGACGGGCACTCCTCCGCACAGGCCGCGCAGAGGGCGCCGGCGGGCGTGCATCGCCCTCCTGGCCGCGCTAGTGGCACCGAAGCTGGCCTTCGTGGCGCTCGACGTCCTGTTCCCGTTCCCACAGCGCCACCTCGATCGCCTCGCCAGCCCCACAGCGGCCCCGCGCGTGCTCGACCGCGCGGGGAACGTGCTCCAGGCGTTCGTCGCCGCCGACGACTCCTGGTCGTTCCCCGTGCCACTGAGCGAGATGAGCCCACACCTGGCCGAGGCCACAATAGCGGTGGAGGACGGGCGCTTCCGGAGCCACCGCGGCGTGGACGCGCTGGCGGTCGCTCGCGCCGCGTGGTCGAACCTCGCGCGCCTGCGCACCGTGTCGGGCGCCTCCACGATCACCATGCAGACGGTTCGCCTGCTCGAGCCGCGCCGCCGCACGCTCGCGGCGAAGCTCATCGAGGCGTTCCGTGCCCTCCAGCTCGAAGAGCTTCGAGCCAAGGACGAGATTCTCGCGGGCTACCTGAACCTGGCGCCGTATGGCGGCAACTTCACGGGCGCCGAGGCCGCCTCGCTCGCCTACTTCGGCAAGCACGCGCGCGACCTCACGCTGGCCGAGGCCGCGCTGCTAGCCGGCCTGCCCCAGGCCCCCTCGCGTCTGCGCCCCGACCGCTTCCCCGATCGGGCGCGGGCGCGCCGGGAGGCCGTTCTCCGCCGCATGCTCTCGCGCGGCGCGATCCGCTCCGAGGCATTCGAGCTGGCCAACCGGGAGCCTAGTGTCGCGCAGCGCGTGCCCTTCCCCTGTGCGGCGCCGCACTGGGTCCAGCTCGTGCGCCAGCGCTTCCCGGGCCGGGCCACTCTGCACACCACGCTCGACCCGCAGACTCAGCACGTTGCCGCGACAGCTCTCCGCGAGGCCGTCGCCGCGGTGGACGGCGCGGGCATCTCGAACGGCGCCGCTGTGGTGCTTGAGAACGAAACCGGCGCCGTGCGGGCCCTCGTTGGCTCATGCGATTTCCTCGCAGAGCAGGATGGCCAAGTGAACGGGGCCACGGCGCCGCGCTCGCCCGGCTCAGCCTTGAAGCCGTTCACCTACGCCCTCGCTTTCGAGCGGGGCCTGTGCACCCCCGACGCCATCCTGGCCGATGTGCCGGCCAGCTACACGGGCTATGAGCCCGAGAACTACGACCACACCTGCCGCGGCCCGGTCCCCGCGCGCGAGGCCCTGGCCGCCTCGCTTAACATTCCGGCGGTCCGCCTCGCGCGCGAGGTGGGCCACCAAAGTCTGTTCTCTTTCCTCAAGCAACTGGGCTTCACCACCCTCACCCGCGATGCCGACCACTACGGTCTCGCCCTCACGCTCGGCTCGGTGGAGGTGACGCTGCTCGACCTCACCAGCGCCTACGCGGCCCTGGCCCGCCTCGGCGTGTGCCGCGAGCCGCGCCTCCTCGAGACCGAGCCGGTCTCCGAGGGGCGGCGCGTGTTATCGGACGGGGCCGCGTGGCTGGTCCTGGAGGCCCTCTCGGACGCGCGCCGGCTCGGCCTCGGGCCCCGCTGGGAACCGGCAGAGGGCCTGCCGCGCCTGGCCTGGAAGACCGGCACCTCGCACGGCCACCGCGACGCCTGGACGGTGGCCTGCACGCCCCGCCACACAGTGGGCGTGTGGCTGGGCAACTTCTCGGGACGCCCCGCGCGGGAGCTCGTAGGCGTCCAGGCAGCGGCGCCGGTGGCGGCGCGAATCCTCGACTGGATCGAGGCCGGCCGTCCTTCCCAGCCGTTCGCGAGGCCCGAGTGCGTGCAACTTGCGGCCCTTTGCGCCGTGAGCGGCATGCGGGCAGGCCCTCACTGCCCAGCGGCCACCCAGGGTCTCACCCTTCGAACGAGTGGCGTCGCCGGCGTTTGCTCAGTGCACGTGCCGGTGAAGGTGGATGCCACCACGGGCGTGCGCCTGTGCCCGCGGTGCGCCGGCAACCACGCGAGCGCGGCCCGTGTGGCGGAATGCTGGCCGCCGGAGCTGGCCGCATGGCTGCGGCATCACGGCCGGGGCGGGAACCTGCCGCCGCCCCACAACCCTGCGTGCGCGAGCGTCGCCTCGGCCGACACCCCGCCACGCGTCCTCTCCCCCGTGCCTGGGCAGACCTATGTGTTGCTCGCTGATGCGCCGCATCAGCGGTTGACGCTCAGGGCCGCGAGCCGCGCGGGCACGCTCTACTGGTTTGTCAATGGCGTCCTGGTGGCCGCGGGCGCTCCGCTCGAGCCCGCCTTCTGGCCACTCCGCCCCGGCACCCATACCATCACCTGCGCCGACGATGCCGGGCTGGGCACGTCGCTCACCATCGCCGTGAGATAGCGGGCGTGGAGCTACCCGCGGTCTGCGAGCAGCCGGCGGTAGAGCTCGTCGAGGCGGGCGACCATCGTCTGCCAGCGGAAGCGATCCCTGCACAGCTCGCGGCCGCGCGCAGCCATGGCGGCGGCCTGCTCGGGCCGCTCGATGATCTCGCACAGCGATGCCACCAGGCCCTCCACCGACTGGGGCGGCACCAGATAGCCGGTCTCGCCGGGACGCACCACCTCGCGTGCGCCGTCCACGTCGAACGACACGACGGGCTTGCCGGCCAGCAGGGCCTGCGGGAGCACGCGCGCCAGGCCCTCGCGCAGCGAGGCGTGCACCAGCGCATCCATCGCCGAAATGCAGGCCGGCACCTGGCTCGACGGCACGAGGCCGGCGAACGTGATCGCATCGCGCACGCCCAGCCGCAGGGCCTGCGCCTCGAGCGCCTCGCGGAGAATGCCATCGCCGACGAAGAGGAAGCGGACGTTCGGATGGGCCTCTCGAACGCGCCTCGCGGCCTCGAGCACGTACTCGTAGCCCTTGAGCTCGAAGAGGCGGGCAACCTTGCCGACGACGAACTCGTCGTCCCCGAAGCCCAGACGGCTGCGCATCGCGCGGCGGTGCACATCGCATTCGAGGAACGCTTCGGTCTCCATGCCGCTGTAGATGGTGGTGAACTTCGGGCGGTCGGCCACGCCAGCGGCCGCGGCCTGCTCGGCCATCGCATCGGCCACGCAAACGAGGGCGTTGCTCCACCGAGCCGCTTTGCGCTCCAGCCACGCGTAGAGGCGATTCCGCCAGCCCTTCTCATAGGGGTGGAACGGCAGGCCGTGGATCGTGTGGACGGTGATGGGCACGCGCTCGGCATGGGCGGCGTAGCGGCCCAGGATGCCTGCCTTGGAGCTGTGGGTGTGGACGATCTGCGGGCGGAGCTGCCGGAGGATGCGACGCAGGGCGCGGACCGAGGCGAAGTCGCGCAGCGGATGGATGGCTCGCCGCATCTGGGGCACGAGGATCACCTGGAGCCCCAGGCGCTCGGCCTCGCTGAGCAGTTCGCCCTCAGGGCCGAGGGCCGGGCCGGTGACCAGCGTGACGTCGTAGTCGGGGTTCTCGTGCAGGCCGCGGCAGGTGAGCAGCGTGTTCTCCTGGGCGCCGCCCAGGATCATGCGCGTGATGATGTGCACGATGCGGATGCGCGAATCGCTCACTCGTAGTCCACCTGCATCAGGCACAGGCCCCTGGCGGGCGCGGTCCTGCCTGCCCGCGTGCGGTCGCGCGACTCCAGGAGGCGAGTCACGTCCTCCGGGGGACGTTTGCCCGAGCCTACCTCGAGCAGCGTGCCGACCATGGCTCGCACCATGTTGTAGAGGAAGCCGTTGGCGGCGACATAGTAGTCGAGGCGCTCGCCTGCCTCGACGAGCTCGCTGCGGCTGACCGTGCGCACGGTGCCCTCGCCGGCCGAGTGGGACTCGAAGACCGCGAAGTCGTGTTCGCCGAGGAATAGCGCCGCGGCCTGTCGCATCGCCGCCACGTCGAGCGGGAACCGATGCCAGTGCACAAAGGCGGCCCCCACGGCGGGCCGCACGGGGCGGCGCACGATGCGGTAGCGGTAGGTCTTGCACTTCGCCGAGTAGCGCGCGTGGAAGTCGGCCGGCGCGTCTTCGGCCCGCAGCACCGCGATGTCGTCGGGCACGTGGGCGTTGATCGCATGGGGCAGCCGTTCGGCGGCGAGGCGCGTGCTCGTGCGGAAGTTGGCCACTTGCCCGAGGGCGTGCACGCCGGCATCGGTGCGGCCCGATCCGCAAAGCGTCACCTCGTGCCCGACCACCTGGGCGATCCCCTCTTCGAGCGTCTGCTGGATGGTGGAGGCATTGGCCTGGCGCTGCCAGCCGTGGTAGCGGGTGCCGTCGTACTCGATGAGCAACTTGATGTTGCGCCCAAGCTCGTGGCTGGTCATGGCGTCTCACGCGACCGAGAGCCTCCCTACGCTATGATAGGGGTCGGCGGCAGCCGGGTCAAGGCGCGGCGTCTTGCGCGTCCGGGCGACGAGCGGTATACTCTCGGAGGGTCGCGCCCCCCGTTGAGGTGTACCGCCCATGCCCGAGCCGCCCCCTGCATCGTCGCGCCGCTTCCCCCTGTGGGAAACCGTGGCGATCTTCCTCGCCATCGCCTCGCTGTGGCCTGCCTACATCCTGAAGTGGGAGGGGCCGGGCTGGCGCGTCCTGAGCTATGTCATGCTGGCCGTGATGGCCGCGGTGTTCGTGCGGCGGCTGCTCGCCTTCGAGCGGCTCAAGGACGAGGCGGACACGAGGCGCCAACGGGCCGCCGGCGAGCAGGGGCGGACACGTCTGCCCTGGGAGCCCCCGACGGGTGCTCCGTGAACTGTGAGGCCGAATGTGCGGGATCTGCGGCATCCTCCATCGCACTGAGACGCCGGTCTCGCGCGACACGCTGCGGGCGATGATCGCGCGCCTGCGCCATCGCGGCCCCGACGACGCCGGCACCTTCATTCGGGGCGACTTGCCGGCCGACCAGGCCGCGGGTCCGAAGCCTCAGGCCCCAGTCCGCAATCCGCAATCCGCAGTCGGCAATCTCGGCCTCGGCATGACTCGCCTCTCGATCATTGACGTGATGGGCGGCCACCAGCCGATGGCCAACGAGGACGGCTCGGTGTGGGTCGTTCTCAACGGCGAGATCTACAACTTCCGCGAGCTGAAGAACGAGTTGCTCGAACGCGGCCACCTCTTCCGCTCGCACGCCGACACTGAAGTCATCGTGCACCTCTATGAGGAGATGGGCGAGCGCGTCGTCGAGCGACTCCACGGGATGTTCGCCTTCGCGGTGTGGGACGAGCGCCGCGTGCAACTGCTCCTCGCCCGCGACCGCCTGGGCAAGAAGCCGCTGGTCTACAGCGACGACGGCTCGCGCCTGGCCTTCGCCTCCGAGCTCCAGGCCCTGCTCGAGGCCCCGGGCGTTCCTCGAGCCGTCTCACCCGAAGCGCTTGACCTCTATCTCACCTATCAGTATGTTCCCGCGCCGCTCACCATCTACGAGGGCATCCGCAAGCTGCTGCCCGCCCACTACCTCGTGGCCTCGAAGGATGGCACCCGCATCGAACGCTACTGGAACCTGCCGACCGAGACGCAGGAAACACCCGCTTCGGCGGCCGAGCTGCGAAACCTGCTCGACCAGGCGGTGAGACGGCGCCTCATAAGCGATGTGCCCCTCGGCGCCTTCCTCAGCGGCGGCATTGATTCGAGCATCGTCGTGGGCCTGATGGCCCGCCACCAGCGGGAGCCGGTCAAGACCTTCTCCATCGGCTTCGGCCACACGAAGTACGACGAACTGAATTATGCGCGCCTCGCCGCCAAGCGCTTCGGGACCGACCACCACGAGTTCGTGGTGGAGCCGAAGGCCATCGAGGTCCTGCCGCTCCTCGTCCGCCATTATGGAGAACCGTTCGCCGATTCGTCAGCCATCCCGACCTACTACCTCGCGCAGAAGACGCGAGAGCACGTGACCGTGGCGCTTTCGGGCGACGGCGGCGACGAGGGCTTCGGCGGCTACGAGCGCTACGCGGCGATGGCCCTCGGGGCAAGATACGACGCGTTGCCGCGCCCGCTGAGGAGCGCGGTGGGCGGGCTCGCCCGGGCGCTCTTCGGCCGGGCCTCGACCGCCGAACCCAAGATGCGCGGCCGCAGACTCCGCCGGTTTGTCGAGGGACTCTCCCGCTCACAGGTCGAGCGCTACATCGAGTGGATCGCCTACTTCAAGCCGTCTGAGAGGCCCGGACTCTATACCGCCGACTTCGCCGTGCGGCTGGGCGGCCACGACGCGGCCCGCTATCTGGCGGCGGAGTTTGACAAGGTGTCGCTCCTCGATGCCGCTGCCGCCACGGCCCGCGTGGACGCCGCAACCTATCTGCCCAACGATATCCTGACGAAGGTGGACATCGCCAGCATGGCCAACTCTCTGGAGGTCCGCTGCCCGTTTCTCGACCCCGAGGTGATCGGCTTCGGGCTGTCGCTGCCTACGGGGCTCAAGATGGGAAGCTTGGGCACGACGACCAAGAAGTTCCTGCGGGCCGCCTTCGCCGATCTCTTGCCGCCCCCGATCCGGAGGCGGGGCAAGATGGGCTTCGGCGTGCCGATTGCCCACTGGCTGCGCAGCGAATTGCGCGACTACGCCCGAGGCATCCTGCTCTCCCCCGAGTGCCTGGGCCGCGGCTACTTCCGCGAGGAGATGGTGCGTCGCCTCGTCGAGGAGCACCAGACCTGCCGCGCTGACCACGCTGACCGCCTCTGGGCGCTCCTCAGCCTCGAGCTCTGGCACCGCGAGTTCCTGCCGTGAGGCGCGATCCCTGCGTCACGCGGAGGCCAGGACAAGGCTCGCACAGGCGCCGCTCGGGTCGGCGGCATTGACCAGGAGGGTGCCGACCGGGCCGTCCAGCGGCTCGCCGGCCACCAGGCGGACGCCGTCGGGCAATGGGCCATAGGTGGGCAACGCGGCGGGCAGGAAGCGGTCCTCGAGGCAGGCGAGCGCGGCAGCCAGCGATACCGCGCCCCCCGCTCCCATCGCCTCGCCAAGCCAGCCTTTCACAGAGGTGAGCGCGGGCCTCGCCCCGCTGAAGACGGCCCGAATCGCCTCGATCTCCGCGGCGTCGAACGCGGGCGAGCCGCAGCCGATGCCGAGAATCGCGTCCACATCGCCGAAGCGGATGCCCCCACGCGCCAGCGCGTCGCGCATCGAACGAGCCAGGCCGTCGGCCACCGATTCGCCGTGGCACGAGGCCCAGCCGAGCACACGGGCGAGGACGGGAGTGTTCCACTGCCGCGCCGACTCGGCCTCCTCGACGGCGACCACGGCCGCCCCTTCGCCGAGCAACATTCCGCTCGATGCGGGGTCGTAGGGCCGCGGCTCCTGCCCAGGATGCAGCCTGCCGCGCCGGCAATAGGCGTGGAAGACCGGCTCCGAGAGTGATTCGGACCCGCCTGCCAGCAACCGCTTCTCCTTGCCCAGCGCCACGCGCCGGCAGGCGTACTCCACCGCCGCCAGGCCCGACACGTGACCGCTCGTGAGACAGGCATTGAAGCCGCGGAGCTTGAACTCAATCGAGGCCAGGCTGTTGGGCGCGTTCGCGTAGCTGTGGGTGAAGGGCAGCGGGGAGACGAACTTGGGCTTGCCCTCGACCAGCTTCTGCGCGAAGAGCTGGAGCGAATCCATGCAGCCCCACGCCGTGCCCAGGATCAGCCCCACACTCTCGTCGCCTGTCCAATGGGCATCGCGCAGCGCCGTGGCGCAGGCGGCGAGGGCAAAGGCCGAGGTGCGGTCAACGTAGGTCTTCGACGACTCGATGAAGTCGGCAAGCTCCAGGTCGAGCACTTCCGCGCCGAAGCGGCACGGGTAGGCCGAGGCATCGAACGAGGCGAGCTCGCCGAAGCCTGGGCGCCCCTCGCGCAGCGCTGTGCTCAACGCCTCGAGCGACAGCCCGAGCGGTGTGATGCAACCAACGCCCGTGATGACGACGTCACTGCCGTTCATCGGCCCTCCCAGCGTGCGAGCACGATCGCCGAGTTGGTGCCACCGATGCCGTAGGCGTTGCAGAGGGCGACTCGCACGTCGCACGTCCGCGCCTCGTTCGGCACATAGTCCAGGTCGCACTCGGGGTCGGGCGTCTCGTAGTGAATGGTGGGCGGCACGATGCCGGTCTGAAGGGTCCTGATGGTGGCGATGGATTCGAGGGTGCCGGCGGCGCCGCAGGTGTGCCCGATCATGGACTTGTTGGCCGTGATAACGAGGCGTCGGGCGTGGGCGTTGAAGACGGCCTTGATGGCGGCCGTCTCGATCTTGTCGTTATACGGGGTGCCTGTGCCGTGGGCATTGACGTGCTGGACGTCTTCGGGACTGACGCCTGCGTCGTCGAGGGCGCCCTGCATGACGGCGGTGATGCCTCTGCCGCTGGTATCGGGGGCAGTCATGTGGAAGGCGTCATTGTTCATCGCGTGGCCGAGGACTTCGGCATGGATGGCCGCGCCGCGGGCCCTCGCGGCGTCCAGTGCTTCGACGAGGATCACGCCTGCGCCTTCGGAGAAGATTGTGCCCTGGCGGTTCTTGTCGAAGGGACGAACGATCTCGGGCGTGATGGCGCGGAGCGCGCTCAGGCCGCTGTAGGACATCAGGGCCAGTTCGTCGTAGCCGCCGGCGATGGCTCGCTCGCAGCGCCCCTCGCGAATGAGGTCCACGGCGTAGCCGATGGCCGCGACACCCGAGGCGCAGGACAGCGACAGTGTTGCCGCGGGTCCGCGCAGACCCCATCGCCGCGCGGCTGCGATGGCGGCGGCCTGGAAGTCGAACTCGGCGAGCCAGCGGGGGTCGGGCGTTTCGCCGCGAGTCTGGGCGGCCAGCAGCTTCTCGCCGTGCTCGCAGCCGCCGAAGTTCGTGGCCAGCACGATCCCCGCCGAACGGAGTTCTTCCCCTTCGAGCCGTGCATCGGCGAGGGCCTGCTCGATGGCGGCCAGGGCGTACTGCTTCGCTCGGCTCGCCTCGGGGTCGGCGAACGCGAAGCCTCTCACCTCGCCGCCGTTCGTGTTGCGAAAGGGGCTGGCGTCGAAATGCGTGATGGGGCCGACCGCATCGCGCCCCGCGCACAGCCCGGCCCAGAACTCCGCCACGGAGTTGCCGTTGGGGGCGATGGCGCCCAGGCCGGTGATGACGAGGCGGGGGGCAGAAGTAGGCACGTGCAGACCGCCAATAGGACCGATTGGACCGAGAGGACAGGTAGGACAGGCGGCCTACTGCGGACGCACAGGCCTTCATCGTTCCATCGGTCCTATCCGTCCTATCGGTGCCATGCCTATCCTAGCCCCCGCGTTGCCGGCGATCAAGCCGACATCAGCACCCGCTTGAAAATGGCCACGGCGTCGAGCACCTGCTCGCGGGTGACATCGAGATGGGTGACGAGCCGGATGCGGTGCGGAGCGGTGTCGTACATCAGAACGCCGGCCTTCGCCATCGTGTGCTTGAGGGCGGCCGCGGTCATTCCCGTGCGAGAACAGTCGAAGAAGACCATGTTGGTCTCCACCTCGCCGGGGTCGAGGTCGAGGGTGTCAATCTCCGCGAGGCCCTGGGCGAGGAGGCGGGCGTTGGCGTGGTCTTCGGCGAGCCGCTCGACGTTGTGCTGGAGCGCATAGATAGCCGCCGCAGCCAGAATGCCGGCCTGGCGCATCCCGCCGCCGAACACTTTGCGCCAACGGCGCGCCCGCTCGATGAAGTCGCGCGGCCCGGCCACGATGGAGCCCACGGGGCAGCCCAGGCCCTTCGAGAAGCAGAGGGTGGCGGAGTCGCAATGCCGCGTGTAGTCGGTGGGCCTGACTCTCTTCTCGACGCAGGCGTTGAGCAGCCGCGCGCCATCGAGGTGCAGGCGGATGCCGTGACGCCGGGCCACCTCGCCAATGCCGACCACTGTCTCGACGGGGTAGATCGAGCCGCCGCCGCGGTTGTGGGTGTTCTCGATGGCGATGAGCGCCGTGGGGCCGTGATGGACGTTCTTCGGCCGGATCCGCGCTTCGACCTGTTCGGGCGTCATGATGCCTCGCCGTCCGTCCACCGGCGCCACCTGCACGCCGGACAACGCGGCAATGGCCGCGCTCTCGAGGTTGTAGCAGTGGGCGTTCAGGTCCACGATCATTTCGTCGCCCGCCTGGGTCCAGGTCTTGATCGCCACCTGGTTGGCCATCGAGCCCGAGGGGGTGAAGAGCGACGCCTCCATGCCGTAGAGCTCGGCGCACAGTTCCTCGAGCCGGTTGATCGTCGGGTCCTCGCGGGCCACGTCGTCGCCGACCTCGGCGTCGGCCATCGCCTGGCGCATGGCGGGCGAGGGCCTGGTCACGGTGTCGCTGCGCAGGTCAATGGGCAGTTCCATCGCTGGTCCCTTTCACCCCAATACCTGATAAGGCATCCGCGGCTTGCGGACGAAGTAGGTGAGATGCGCCGGGCAGCCGTGGACGCAGTCGGAAGAGCCGAATCCGCGAATCGGTGCGACGGCCCCTGGCCGCCGCTGAATGCTCTGATTGAGTCTGCACTCCTCGCGCCGCTCAGACGGGTAGGGGATGGCAGCCACGAGCGTCGAGGCGGGGAGAGCGAGGAGATGGTCAACGTGCCAGTGCAGTTTCTTGACCCGCCGCTGGTGCCGTGCGATGCGGGCGGCAAGGCCGTT encodes the following:
- the pbpC gene encoding penicillin-binding protein 1C, producing the protein MAPKLAFVALDVLFPFPQRHLDRLASPTAAPRVLDRAGNVLQAFVAADDSWSFPVPLSEMSPHLAEATIAVEDGRFRSHRGVDALAVARAAWSNLARLRTVSGASTITMQTVRLLEPRRRTLAAKLIEAFRALQLEELRAKDEILAGYLNLAPYGGNFTGAEAASLAYFGKHARDLTLAEAALLAGLPQAPSRLRPDRFPDRARARREAVLRRMLSRGAIRSEAFELANREPSVAQRVPFPCAAPHWVQLVRQRFPGRATLHTTLDPQTQHVAATALREAVAAVDGAGISNGAAVVLENETGAVRALVGSCDFLAEQDGQVNGATAPRSPGSALKPFTYALAFERGLCTPDAILADVPASYTGYEPENYDHTCRGPVPAREALAASLNIPAVRLAREVGHQSLFSFLKQLGFTTLTRDADHYGLALTLGSVEVTLLDLTSAYAALARLGVCREPRLLETEPVSEGRRVLSDGAAWLVLEALSDARRLGLGPRWEPAEGLPRLAWKTGTSHGHRDAWTVACTPRHTVGVWLGNFSGRPARELVGVQAAAPVAARILDWIEAGRPSQPFARPECVQLAALCAVSGMRAGPHCPAATQGLTLRTSGVAGVCSVHVPVKVDATTGVRLCPRCAGNHASAARVAECWPPELAAWLRHHGRGGNLPPPHNPACASVASADTPPRVLSPVPGQTYVLLADAPHQRLTLRAASRAGTLYWFVNGVLVAAGAPLEPAFWPLRPGTHTITCADDAGLGTSLTIAVR
- a CDS encoding glycosyltransferase family 4 protein; translation: MSDSRIRIVHIITRMILGGAQENTLLTCRGLHENPDYDVTLVTGPALGPEGELLSEAERLGLQVILVPQMRRAIHPLRDFASVRALRRILRQLRPQIVHTHSSKAGILGRYAAHAERVPITVHTIHGLPFHPYEKGWRNRLYAWLERKAARWSNALVCVADAMAEQAAAAGVADRPKFTTIYSGMETEAFLECDVHRRAMRSRLGFGDDEFVVGKVARLFELKGYEYVLEAARRVREAHPNVRFLFVGDGILREALEAQALRLGVRDAITFAGLVPSSQVPACISAMDALVHASLREGLARVLPQALLAGKPVVSFDVDGAREVVRPGETGYLVPPQSVEGLVASLCEIIERPEQAAAMAARGRELCRDRFRWQTMVARLDELYRRLLADRG
- the truA gene encoding tRNA pseudouridine(38-40) synthase TruA, with protein sequence MTSHELGRNIKLLIEYDGTRYHGWQRQANASTIQQTLEEGIAQVVGHEVTLCGSGRTDAGVHALGQVANFRTSTRLAAERLPHAINAHVPDDIAVLRAEDAPADFHARYSAKCKTYRYRIVRRPVRPAVGAAFVHWHRFPLDVAAMRQAAALFLGEHDFAVFESHSAGEGTVRTVSRSELVEAGERLDYYVAANGFLYNMVRAMVGTLLEVGSGKRPPEDVTRLLESRDRTRAGRTAPARGLCLMQVDYE
- the asnB gene encoding asparagine synthase (glutamine-hydrolyzing), with amino-acid sequence MCGICGILHRTETPVSRDTLRAMIARLRHRGPDDAGTFIRGDLPADQAAGPKPQAPVRNPQSAVGNLGLGMTRLSIIDVMGGHQPMANEDGSVWVVLNGEIYNFRELKNELLERGHLFRSHADTEVIVHLYEEMGERVVERLHGMFAFAVWDERRVQLLLARDRLGKKPLVYSDDGSRLAFASELQALLEAPGVPRAVSPEALDLYLTYQYVPAPLTIYEGIRKLLPAHYLVASKDGTRIERYWNLPTETQETPASAAELRNLLDQAVRRRLISDVPLGAFLSGGIDSSIVVGLMARHQREPVKTFSIGFGHTKYDELNYARLAAKRFGTDHHEFVVEPKAIEVLPLLVRHYGEPFADSSAIPTYYLAQKTREHVTVALSGDGGDEGFGGYERYAAMALGARYDALPRPLRSAVGGLARALFGRASTAEPKMRGRRLRRFVEGLSRSQVERYIEWIAYFKPSERPGLYTADFAVRLGGHDAARYLAAEFDKVSLLDAAAATARVDAATYLPNDILTKVDIASMANSLEVRCPFLDPEVIGFGLSLPTGLKMGSLGTTTKKFLRAAFADLLPPPIRRRGKMGFGVPIAHWLRSELRDYARGILLSPECLGRGYFREEMVRRLVEEHQTCRADHADRLWALLSLELWHREFLP
- a CDS encoding beta-ketoacyl synthase N-terminal-like domain-containing protein, which encodes MNGSDVVITGVGCITPLGLSLEALSTALREGRPGFGELASFDASAYPCRFGAEVLDLELADFIESSKTYVDRTSAFALAACATALRDAHWTGDESVGLILGTAWGCMDSLQLFAQKLVEGKPKFVSPLPFTHSYANAPNSLASIEFKLRGFNACLTSGHVSGLAAVEYACRRVALGKEKRLLAGGSESLSEPVFHAYCRRGRLHPGQEPRPYDPASSGMLLGEGAAVVAVEEAESARQWNTPVLARVLGWASCHGESVADGLARSMRDALARGGIRFGDVDAILGIGCGSPAFDAAEIEAIRAVFSGARPALTSVKGWLGEAMGAGGAVSLAAALACLEDRFLPAALPTYGPLPDGVRLVAGEPLDGPVGTLLVNAADPSGACASLVLASA
- a CDS encoding beta-ketoacyl-[acyl-carrier-protein] synthase family protein; this encodes MPTSAPRLVITGLGAIAPNGNSVAEFWAGLCAGRDAVGPITHFDASPFRNTNGGEVRGFAFADPEASRAKQYALAAIEQALADARLEGEELRSAGIVLATNFGGCEHGEKLLAAQTRGETPDPRWLAEFDFQAAAIAAARRWGLRGPAATLSLSCASGVAAIGYAVDLIREGRCERAIAGGYDELALMSYSGLSALRAITPEIVRPFDKNRQGTIFSEGAGVILVEALDAARARGAAIHAEVLGHAMNNDAFHMTAPDTSGRGITAVMQGALDDAGVSPEDVQHVNAHGTGTPYNDKIETAAIKAVFNAHARRLVITANKSMIGHTCGAAGTLESIATIRTLQTGIVPPTIHYETPDPECDLDYVPNEARTCDVRVALCNAYGIGGTNSAIVLARWEGR
- the ltaE gene encoding low-specificity L-threonine aldolase, producing the protein MELPIDLRSDTVTRPSPAMRQAMADAEVGDDVAREDPTINRLEELCAELYGMEASLFTPSGSMANQVAIKTWTQAGDEMIVDLNAHCYNLESAAIAALSGVQVAPVDGRRGIMTPEQVEARIRPKNVHHGPTALIAIENTHNRGGGSIYPVETVVGIGEVARRHGIRLHLDGARLLNACVEKRVRPTDYTRHCDSATLCFSKGLGCPVGSIVAGPRDFIERARRWRKVFGGGMRQAGILAAAAIYALQHNVERLAEDHANARLLAQGLAEIDTLDLDPGEVETNMVFFDCSRTGMTAAALKHTMAKAGVLMYDTAPHRIRLVTHLDVTREQVLDAVAIFKRVLMSA
- a CDS encoding GIY-YIG nuclease family protein gives rise to the protein MIRLGAASEAAIGRLGRCGFRKGYYVYCGSAMNGLAARIARHQRRVKKLHWHVDHLLALPASTLVAAIPYPSERREECRLNQSIQRRPGAVAPIRGFGSSDCVHGCPAHLTYFVRKPRMPYQVLG